A region of the Salvelinus alpinus chromosome 24, SLU_Salpinus.1, whole genome shotgun sequence genome:
ggtacaaaattatctatatccacagtaaaacgagtcctatattgacataacctgaaagtccactcagcaaggaagaagccactgctccaaaacaaccataaaaaagccagactacggtttgcaactgcacatggggacaaagatcatactttttggagaaatgtcctctggtctgataaaacaaaaatagaactgtttggccataatgtggtgtcaggaaaataacctcacactcaacgtcaacaaaacaaagaagatgattgtggacttcaggaaacagcagagggagcacccccctatccacatcgacgggacagtagtggagaaggtggaaagttaagttcctcggtgtacacatcacggacaaactgaattggtccacccacacagacagcgttgtgaagaaggcgcagcagcgcctcttcaacctcaggaggctgaagaaattcggcttgtcaccaaaagcactcaaacttctacagatgcacaatcgagagcatcctgtcgggctgtatcaccgcctggtacggcaactgctccgcccacaaccgtaaggctctccagagggtagtgaggtctgcacaacgcatcaccgggggcaaactacctgccctccaggacacctacaccacccgatgtcacaggaaggccataaagatcatcaaggacaacaaccacccgagccactgcctgttcaccccgctatcatccagaaggcgaggtcagtacaggtgcatcaaagcagggaccgagagactgaaaaacagcttctatctcaaggccatcagactgttaaacagccaccactaacatttagtggccgctgtcaacatactgactcaactccagccactttaataatgggaattgatggaaattatgtaaaaatgtaccactagccactttaaacaatgccacttaatataatgtttacataccctacattactcatctcatatgtatatgtatatactgtactgtatatcatccactgcatcttgccatctttatgtaatacatgtatcactagccactttaaactatgccactttatgtttacataccctacattactcatctcatatgtatatactgtactctataccatctactgcatcttgcctatgccgttctgtaccatcactcattcatatatctttatgtacatattctttatccctttacacttgtgtgtataaggtagtagttgtggaattgttaggttagattacttgttggttattactgcattgtcggaactagaagcacaagcatttcgctacactcgcattaacatctgctaaccatgtgtatgtgacaaataaaatttgatttgatgtccatcgttatgtttggaggaaaaagggggatgcttgcaagccgaagaacaccatcccaaccgtgaagcacgggggtggcagcatcatgttgtgggggtgctttgctgcaggagggacaggtgcacttcacaaaatagatggcatcatgaggtagaaagattatgtggatatattgaagcaacatctcaagacatcagtcaggaagttaaagcttgctcacaaatgggtcttccaaatggacaatgagaccaagcatacttccaaagttgtggcaaaatggcttaaggacaacaatgtcaaggtattggagtggccatcacaaagccctgacctcaatcatatagaaaatttgtgggcagaagtgaaaaagcgtgtgcgagcaaggaagcctacaaacctgactcagttacaccagctctgtcaggaggaatgtgccaacttattgtgggaagcttgtggaaggctacttgaaacatttgacccaagttaaacaatttaaaaggcaatgctaccaaatactaattgagtatgtaaacttctgacacattgggaatgtgatgaaagaaattaaagctgaaataaatcactctactattattctgtcatttcacattattaaaataaaaagtggtgatcctaactgacctaagatagggaatttttacaaaGATTAaaatcaggaattgtgaaaaactgagtttaaatgtgtctgtaaacttccgacttcaactgtatgtggtaaCAATGAGTTGAAATCTACGTATTATTTTGTGGCACATTCATTTATTTTCATAGGCCTACAGTCAGCCACGGAGTTGACGCGCATAGGCTATTTACAGTTCTTTGATTGACGACCGAACAGCTTGTGTTGACTAGTTTATAAAAGGTGTCGAATTGACTGAATTCCAGCTCCTATATCCCTTTGTTATTCATAAAACCTACCAAAGACCTTGTTTGTATTTTCCTAGGACCCGAAACCCATGTCGAGACTTGCCAGTGGCAGCTAAAGTGACTTGTTTGCCATTGTAGTCAAGTGATGAGTTGTTTGCGAATGAATAGCGGATCTTTTAGATGAACGGTACCGAAACAGCGAGAGAGTCTTTCCTTTGGCTCCCTAATTTTCATACTGGTAGGCTACTACTGCTTTTTCAGCGATGATCTGAAAATAAATTATGAAAACTATTGATGAAGAATTTGAATCCTTACTGCAGGAGCAATAggtagtagagagagactcaTTCTGGTCCAAAAAGCTAATAATGTCATGATGCataaattgtattattattaaagATACTGATATAGCCCTACTGATATGATTGAGGTGTTGACAATGGAGTAGACAACTGTGGTTTCTGTGTAGCaattgtgtgggcgagcagtttgcctATCTGCAGTAAAATCAGGAGGGCATTTAGATAGATTTCCAATTCAACAAGACAGGGGAACTAAGTAGTTTGACAAAGTTTAATAGTCAGTAACTAGTCTTTAAAATATAGCTAGCAATTATATAGCTAGTTATTTTCTATAAACCCAGCTAGTCCACTTTGCTAAGCTAAGACGAACTCACCTCAGACTTATGGTGggaattaacgttagctagctttccCCCCAGCAGTTTCAATCTAGCGAACAAGTTAATCTTAATGGCATTTTCTCAACTCCATCAACTAGATGGATAGTTAGCGAACATATTTGTTTTCCCTCGCATCTAAAAGCTGCCTGATAGAGCTGGCCAGTTGATAGTAAAGTAGAGTGAATGATAGTCAGCTAGCTGCAATGCCAATGTCTAGCCAGGAAGGAGTTCATATAATGTAGACTTACCGGTGAACAACAGTGTGCACTTCTACCACTGCCCAGTCTAATCGACCGCTTGCTGAACACGGAGGTTTGAGCAATTTTATCCATTCATCGCTTGATATTTTCAACTTTTGCCATAGCCAGTTGGCAAGCATACTAAAATATCCCCTTTGCCAGTCAAAATATTTAAGAACTGTTGCAGTGGCGTAAACGACAGGGTTTGAATGGACACTGCCAAGATTTGAAATAGCTGTGTTGAAAACATCCTCACTCACATCTTCCATGTTTACTAGTTGGCGCGTGTCCACACATATCATAAACAAGGGTGAAATTAGCAGAAGGAAGGGAATTGGCAGTGTTTCCTTTTGCGAGGGAGGAGACTTCGCTTCTTCCTTCACACAACGGAAATCACAATTTCACAACACATCCCCCCAGAAGTTACACGGGAAGTGACAAACTTTGCAAGAATTTTACTTCTGGGTAACCGAGATTAGGGgttaaggtgactaggcaacaggatagatagataaatatgtagtagcagcagcgtatgtggcaAACGCTGTCAAAagaggtcaatgcagatagtccaggtagctgaGGTCTGAAGCACCTCCTTCAAACAAAGTGATAATCCGAGAGAGCAAGAGTGCAGATATAGAGTGCGAGAAGAGGGATACAAAGTGATTAGGGaaaaaaggaaagagaaagaggataGGAGATGGAGAGCAACAGATTACAAGAAAAATTGTTGGAAAGAAATGAGAGCGGTAACGGTAAGTATTAGCTGGCAGACTCACCCATGGTGACGTAGGGCAACCTGTCGGTGGAGCCGTGGGGGTAGATGCTATAGAGATGGGGGCCATTGCAGTCCATTCCACCCAGAACCAGGGCAGCACCGATGTGGCCTTGGTATCTGAGGACGCAAACAGGGGTGTCAATTGGGTATGGCAGTCGCTTTACACTAGCTCAACACCAACAATTTAAAATAGGCTACTAAAATCATTCCAATCCTGAATAAAAGGAAACTGCAGTTTAGATGCCTAGGACCAGGAGGGGAGGCGGTTTGTATGGCTGGCTGGTTTTATGGAGATTAGAGACATATATATAATAACAACAAGATGCTCATATCTCCGTCCTTACAATCAGAGTCATTGTCCCAAAGGCAGAAAGGCAGacgacaagcttaggtccaaaataagcccatagaaaagcattggGCTTATTTTTGACAGATTTTTGGCGAGAGTGAAAGCActtgcttcgcctcttcctctctgtggaGTGTGCATCGACGCAGCTGCAGGGAACAGCAGGACGTTTAATCAACATATTGCAGAAGATGGCTGTAGTAGATGGCTTTGGCTGTGTAACTGTTGTTTGACTTGGCATGAAACTAAACTAGAGATTGAATTCCGGCGCTGAGCTAGTGCATAGCAGGGAGCTAATTCTTGTATAACGTGTTTGTAGAATGTTAAGTCCCctgttgactgaggtgaatgaagctgAAATGTATATTTTTGGGTGTAGTTCCCCTAAATTTAAGTGCCACCAGCCAGAGACCGTTGTTTTGTTAGTATTGTTTCTGTAGCACTCATGTGATTGCAGACTTTGCAAAACAAATGACCACTGGATTGATGGAAATAATCATATTCTGCCAGGTAGCCATAGACTACTTtatagttaacatttaattgagaaggttttggggaaagCTTTTCCATCTCTACCAGAAGTTGGTCATCAATAGCATCATTGCCAATGCCTACACCGGTGtagaccagtggtcaccaaccttttcttaGTCAAGATCACAGAGTTAAAGTGCAAGCAGAGATCTACCGCTCATATCGATACTTTTCTACTCATTCGTTACAGCTGCAATGCTGGTTGTAGCATGAGTGGAAGTAGGAAGAAGatgcattttatggcttataaaagtgttgaataaaaaaGTGTGTTGACAGTGCCGAGTAAGAAATGAAACACGAACACActcaaaaacagcagctctttgctgtattcattgAATCTcactctagtcatggttttaaacgtcTTGACATCTCACAGTATCAGCTTTACAGTATCAGCCATCCATTTTGCCAGCGGTAGGCATATAGTGCACTTGGATTTCCTCTCAGGCCCCGCTGGTAAGGCAAAGTTTGTACCTACAGCCACATGAAATGTTAACACTTGGCCTACCTGGCCCGCAGTGCAGTTGAATCccgtgcacctaccgccaacagcgcgagatgaaaaaaaaaaaaaaaaaaaggaacgcAAGGCTTTATCCTTGGGTTTTTTACATAAATGTTTGGCGATTGACTAGGCATGCCTTGGAGATCAaccagttggtgaccactgctgtgGGGCAGTCCTGTGCCgtttcagaaagttgcaggaaaatatgaatcactgatgcattttgttCATTTCTTATGATTAACTAGGGCAAATTAACTAGGCAAACTAGTTAAAAACATTTGAGTCCCTACACACCCGGTATTACTGTTACAGGTACAGTTGATTTCAGGTTCCCATTCCTTTGATACATACAATGCATTGCAAAATAATTCAGACCCCCTCAGATTTCTTCTAGGGCTGTCcacgataaaaaataaaaagtatgtCGACCGAGAGTCATTCTGTAATTTCGACCAACTCAAGCTTGGTTCCCATCTTTGATAGTGTCGCCATAATATTTGAATTgaggaagtgtgatcataatcattaggATATTTTATCTATACGTCGTAAATGCCCCCAAGCCTTCAGATGTGAGCTAAACAGTGCACTTGCACTTTAGATGCATTTTAAGGCTATGGATGCAAAAGTGAATGCTTGTATGCTGCTTTGCAATCTATTAACAGTAAGGGTTACATTAAAATAGGCGCAATATTTCTTACTGATGCATTTGGCAATATTCAATTCATAGACAAAACATATGAACAAAAGCATTCACTGTGTAAGTTAATACATGTAGGCCCTTCATATATAGGCTATTTATCAAATCAGTTATTGTTCTCTTGCTCAAACCGTGAGCAACAGCTGTCAAACTCAGACATTTCTCTGAAAACACAGGGATGTCGATTCACATGGGACTAGTATTATCGGAGGACCTAGGAGTTCGCAAAAATAGAGTAGGTTACTCTGGCTGGAATTGTTAGTCTCCTGCCATGTTACAAATTTACTGACATGGAAGATTCGGACGGGACTAAAATAACAGATATGGTGTTTGGGCTTGTGCAGATAACAATAACCGATCACCCCCAGTAAAACTAATCGTGTCCGAATAGGgcttaaggcaagggctgtttccTCCTATATGCTGCCTCACCCACATTGTTTTCAATCCCAATATGCTGGTTATTTTTGcaattatgcacatagcaacatagggAAAGACGCCAATTCTACGGCGCACTGAAGATTATGTTCCAGAAACGAGGACAGCGATCATATCCAAAGCGGGAGAAAGTACATTTGTTAAAAAATATTCGATTGATTAGTGCTGCACCATTAATTCAGTATCGCgtcttagagtgatggactgtgccatccctgtggcttccgcaatggattagtccactgagacaagAGCCAATCAGACAGGTGAAAATGATAATAATTGtgactgctcgactaaagaaatcttggtcgaccaacagcatatcgaccaaacaatcgatcAGTCGACTAAATGGGATCAGCCCTAATTTTttcaaaatactctaatgtcaaagtggaagaatatACACTACATACACAAAACTATGTAAACACCGCTTCAAATTgttggatttggctatttcagccacaaccgttgctgacaggtgtataaaattgagcacactgccatgcaatctccatagcctAACATttgcagtaaaatggccttactgaagatctcagtgactttcaacgtgacaccgtcatagaatgccacaTTTCCAATTTCCAGCAcagttgccccggtcaactgtgctgttattgtgaagtggaaacatctaggagcaacaacggcttagtctcaaaatggtaggccacacaattgCACAaaatgggaccgctgagtgctgaagcgcgaaAAAAAAatgcctgtcctcggttgcaacaccgagttccaaactgcctctggaagcaacgtcagcacaagaactgttagtcgggagcttcatgaaatgggtttccatggccatgcagccgcacgcacacaagcctaagatcaccacgtgcaatgccaagcgtcggttggactggtgtaaagcttgccgccattggactctggagcagtggaaacgtgttctctagagtgatgaatcacgcttcagcaAGTCCCAGCAGATAATGTTCCAAAATCTATTGGAaacccttcccagaagagtagaggctgttatagcagcgagGGGGGGGAATtccacattaatgcccatgattttaggaTGAGATGTTCAACTTACATATTTTTTCATGAACTAAAATATAatcgttgcataagtattcagcccctttgtttaggcaagcctaaattagtttaAGACTAACAAATCCCATAAATTACATAGacataataggggttgacatgattttttaatgactaactCTTCCTTTGACCCCCATACATACATATGTAAGGTCcatcagtcaagtattgaatttcaagcacagattcaacttaaaattgaacctttatttaactaggcaagtcagcggagaacaaattcttatttacaatgacaacctacaccggccaaacccggatgacgctgggccaattgtgcggcgtACTATGGGACTCCCTATCACGGGCAGTTGTGATATAGCCTCAAAGAAGGGCAGTGGTTAGTAGATGggcaacaataacaaatcagaaaTTGAATACATCAccttaagcatggtcaagttaataattatgctgtggattataaattaaaccacccagacacatcaaagatataatcatccttctgaactgagctgtaGGACAGGAAAGAAAGTGCTCAGAGATGTTACCATGAGGcaattggtgattttaaaacagctacagggtTTAATGTCTGTGATGGTAGAAAACTGAGAATGgtagaaaactgagaatggatcaacattgtagtgactcaaCAATAgggacctaaatgacagagtgaaaagaagaatactcatatacagaataaaaatattcacaGCAacacactttttggcctaaatacAAAGACattgggagaggaattcacctttcagcaggaaaataacttacaacacaaggccaaataatcTACACTATAGTAATTTACCAAGACGTCAGTGAATGTTCCTGGGTGgcaaagttacagttttgacttaaatctgcttcaaaatctatggcaaaactgGCCTGCCAAGATCCCAACAtcttgacagaacttgaagaattttgaaaagaataacgagcaaatattgcacaatctcATTGGATGGGTGGTGTACCTGAACAGCATCTGCTTGAGCATGCGGTTGGCAGTGGCCACGCGGGGCAAACGGCCCGTGGACAGGGAGTGCAGCTCCAGGTTGGAAGAGATGATCTGGGTGGTCATCTCAGTGTCTGCCGCTGTGCCCGCTCCACAGCAACTGGATGgacacaaaacatgacacagtGGAGCCTAGGATTACGGCGTTGACATGCATTTATGAAACTAAGCTTTAAATAAATGTTGATATCATGTGACGCGTCAGTTATTGTCTAAAGACTAAGACAACAGCACGTATTCCGTGTATAGTTCACTGAAGCACAGCGATACAATGTCATTCACACATCAACCATTATCATACCTGTTACACAGTGGTACACCACAATACTGTCAAGCCATTCACACAAATAATCTAAAAacagaatttaaaaaacaaaGGGGGCCACTTACTAGATGTTGGGGGAGATGTAGTGGATCTTGGAGCAGTTCTTATCTGCCACAATCATGCCTTCTGTGGCCCTGGTGTCAGCACCAAGAACTAGCCCATCCTTCAGGGATGAAAACAACGTTCAAGCAAATAGTATAAATAGCTATTTTTGGAAAACATTTTTGGAAAAGAGTAGCCACATTGCATGCATTTCTTGCTTAATGTTTGATAGctctgaagtaaaaaataaaataaaaaaaagtcatACATGACATCACATTTAACCAGATACAGGATAACAGGATGGTGGAATCATAGAGCGCTCAGTCTGAATTTGGGCTATTTCAGGAAAACTTACCATGCCTTATCAGTACATTTTTGGAGTGTGATCTTTATCACTTTGGTAGAGGTGAAAtacactgaccaaaaatatatacgcaacatgtaaagtgttggtcccatgtttcgtgaactgaaataaaagatcccagaaatattccagaagcacaaaatgcttatttctctaaaatgttgggcataaatttgtttacatccctgttagtgagcatttctcctttgccaagataatccatccacctgacaggtgtggcatatcaagaaactgattaaacagcataatcactacacaggtggaccttgtgctgggggacaataaaaggccactaaaatgtgcagttttgtcacaacacaattccacagatgtctcaagttttgagggagcctgCAAATGGCATGCTgcctgcaagaatgtccaccagagctgttaccagagaattgaTGTTCATATttataccataagccgcctccgttgttttagagaatttgtcagtacttccaaccggcctcacaacttcAGTTTGCTGAAGTCAACATTGtcagagttccccatggtggcagtggggttatgtacgaaagcatgttccagttcccaccaatatccaacaatttcgcacagccattaaagaggagtgttacaacatttcacaggccacaatcaacagcctgatcaactctatgcaaaggagatgaaGAGCTGCATGAGACAAAccgtggtcacaccagatactgactggttttctgaactACTCCCTACTTTTGTTTtgcccccttttctccccaattgcgatcttgtctcatcgctgcaactcccaacgGCTCGGGAGAGGctaaggtcgagtcatgcatcctcagAAGCTTGACCTgccaaaccacgcttcttaacacctgcccgcTTTACCCAGAAGCCagacacaccaatgtgtcggaggaaacagacAGCCAACTGACAcctgaagtcagcctgcaggcgcccaagtccgccacaaggagtctctagagcgcaatgagccaagtaaagccctccCCGGCCAAACTTGGGGACGCTGGGCCacatgtgcgccgccctatgggactcccggtcatggCTGGTTTTGACCCGGgttcaaacccgggtctgtagtgacgcctcaaggactgggatgcagtgccttagaccgctacgccactcgggtggcccctacttttttttaaaggtatctgtgaccaacatatgcgtatttgtattcccagtcatgtgaaatccatagattacagCCCAATTTATTTatacgaactgtaactcagtcaaatctttgaaatgtttttgttcagtatagatgcaTAAGGTGAGAACGTTATGTAAACAAAGTCATCTTTACTTTAAAAACAACCCCAACGATTGTGGTTCCTGTTTTCCGGGCAGCAGGCATCCTACATCCTACTTTGGTAACTTCAGTTTCCAAGACCGCATTCCTAAAACAAGAAAcatggtcagaaacagactgtGCTAGAAAGTAATGGACACATGATAGCTATGTAGTCTGTCACTATTAACACGAATGTGGACAAAATGATGCGGTAATTCAATATCCAATGTAATGGTAAATATTCTACACCCATTGCACACAACAATCTTAAATAGCTATCAATTTACCTGGGCAGACTGTAGCTAGTTTGATAATCTGCTGCATTATTGGTGTGGGTTGCCTGACAGACTGTGATACCTCTGGTTAACAGTCAGATTAATGGCTACACGTTTGTTAGAACATTTCCTCTCACAATCTCTACAAGCCAGAACATTGAATACAATTATATGTTAACTTACTTTATCCGTTGTCCATGTGGTTTTGCAGGTAGGAATGCGAGacaatatatccacaggaaagtataattAAATCAACTTTTCAAAGCCTGGTGgtgcatttatttttttatcgcATTTGTAGAACCATGTAAACACCTCGCCGAGCTCGGCAAGTATGCATGAGTCTTCTGCGTGTATTTTTATATCGTGTGCATGTTTTACGTGATGGAAATATGAATCCACTACCAGCGCTTAGAAAAGTTAATGCAAATATACTTCCCTGTGGATACATTTGTTTGTCTCACATTCCTACCTGAAAAAGGACCAACCACACTCAAAACCGGTAAAgttcaaatataattttattcaagTTTCTGAGGTAACGTTAGTGAGTGTAAACTTTCCTGATCCAAACGCACATTTTTGCTCGATGTAGAATTCAATGGAATTCAACGTCGGGTATTCAGGCTACGGCTGCGTATGCGTGTTTGAGTGCAAGAAGGCAAGCCAAGTCAACGGGAAATTAGGTGATACCAAAAATGTGACAACTCAATATACATTTTCATTATGAAATTCAACACTGCAGTGACTAAACAATTGGTAGTCAGTTAAGTTAACTAACGTTCGCTGGCTAACTAAACTTTCTAACACAAGGCATGCATTGTTTTCCGCTAGCCGGCTAATACTAGCTACAATGAACGTTAGCTCTATAGCTACGCTAATTGTCAACAAACGGTGGCTAACTTTCAGTCAGGGTTATTTATGTGAGTTTGAAAACAGTTTATCAAAACGTAAAAATGTCGCAGCCTACGAAATCAGTTTGATGAATTAATGGAACATTCTAGGTAGAAAAAACAGCTTTTAGAAATGTCTGAGTCATTTAAGCAGGCCGTGAAGAGGATGGATTGGCAACATCAAATAACTCAGAGAATACATTTCAAAATTATTTCAATATTTCAAAGTCACAAAACATGTGGACATGCGCCGCGTTTTTAAAAATTAATTATCGATGAGTCCTTACCTCTTACAATTTTCGAAACTGAAACCTCCAAGCTGCGTCTGGCACACTGACAATGTCGACATTTTTCCTGTACTGAATTCCAGCTTCCGGGAAGCGTGCCTCACTAAAGCcaaagaggaagaggcgaagcgagagggatGACTGACTGAGGTATGAAGAACATAACTGGTCCCAAAACCTGTCTGCTCCAGCAGGTGACGTTTTTCGTTTTTTTCGCTCATCAAGCGATGAGTTTTTGTATGATGGTCCAAAAACTTTTAGCGAATACAACCACCAACGTTTTCTTATGGGAAGGTCGCCCTGGTAGTAGCTAGTTGTAGGTTTTTATACAGTAACATACCCAAGACCAATCTTTGAGTTAATTTGACCATTGGAAAAAAAAAGCTTAAATACGGCAATGCGGGTTGGATTGAATTGAGTCCCTAGTCTTTCATTTTCAAGAGCAACGATGCACTTTTTTCTTACCAACACAATAAATAACGCAATATATGGAAGAGTATTAGGGCCAAGtgaagagaaaaataaataatgaacgGCTATGGGTGTGGTACTTGGATATTTTTGGGGGCAGGACAGTACTTTAACCCTAAACCCTGTCTAAGCCGGTGTGTGTTTCTaaactaacatatggaattgttttaaagtggtcataccaaggattatttagctatttgattttgaattttaagaccccttaagGTACCAAAAATAATCTAAAAACAATTATTGGATGAAACATTAAATTTGACATTACTGCTATAAGCAAATAGAAagacattgaataacagattcagtACATGGAacaatagaaacatctaaaggaagtttgttctgaagtgtctgtcctatatctgagagatataagaaagaacaggaaacatgtatttttaattttttacatgtatttatccaCTTTTATTTTTAACTGGTACCAGGACCTTCAGAGGAGTCTTCTGAggcttgtgggcgtcctagaacaatagagtggtcataatagtttgaaGGCCAAACTGTTCGGAAGCTACATaggattttgtgagaagactgattttcgggatgtctcatggtctgacaaacacctctagCTCTGGCACATT
Encoded here:
- the LOC139552013 gene encoding proteasome subunit beta type-7-like; the encoded protein is MSTLSVCQTQLGGFSFENCKRNAVLETEVTKVGCRMPAARKTGTTIVGVVFKDGLVLGADTRATEGMIVADKNCSKIHYISPNIYCCGAGTAADTEMTTQIISSNLELHSLSTGRLPRVATANRMLKQMLFRYQGHIGAALVLGGMDCNGPHLYSIYPHGSTDRLPYVTMGSGSLAAMAVFEDRYKQDMEEEDAKRLVRDAIAAGIFNDLGSGSNIDLCVITKGRVDYLRPHDMANKKGVRTGNYKYKRGTTGVLTKAVTKLDLEVVEETIQTMDTS